In the Chlorobium limicola DSM 245 genome, one interval contains:
- a CDS encoding ABC transporter substrate-binding protein, producing MKTFGFRYPGRSGSILLLFLLLLAACTPAGRQTGSRQQADREAGEVRYARLFTIARENGCTRITVAAADSASRQDPFTYLLVPEEKPVPEDAGEAMVVRIPLKKVTCENGFQVSLLQMLGRSAALAGVSGKQRVGQDDVHRKIDSGELAVTGFMRGMNMERLLKTAPDMVFVNTTGVASDVPGKLRSCGLTPGMFSASLEEHPLGAFEWIRFMGAFFDRDSLADALFRERERAYLDVQARAAAVKRRPSLIAGYSRKGAWSTMGSSRWFATMLDHAGADYLFKGKPFERGHLIGQEAGLSAGMSADFWVNTHFRALSIDDLTGEDSRYGLFRSVRERRVYNNNGSCFANGRSRFWDTGMTEPHLILADLVSIFHPELMPGHKLKYYRRLDRKPLNQ from the coding sequence GTGAAGACGTTCGGGTTTCGTTATCCGGGCAGGAGTGGAAGCATCCTGCTCCTGTTTCTGCTTCTGCTTGCCGCCTGTACACCTGCAGGCCGGCAGACCGGCAGCAGGCAGCAGGCTGATCGGGAGGCGGGCGAGGTGCGCTATGCAAGGCTGTTCACCATCGCCAGGGAGAACGGCTGTACCCGGATCACGGTTGCCGCCGCGGATTCCGCCAGCCGGCAGGATCCCTTCACCTATCTGCTCGTGCCGGAAGAAAAGCCTGTTCCCGAAGACGCGGGCGAAGCGATGGTGGTCAGAATCCCGCTGAAAAAGGTTACCTGTGAAAACGGCTTTCAGGTGTCGCTGCTCCAGATGCTCGGTCGATCCGCCGCTCTTGCCGGCGTGTCGGGAAAGCAGCGGGTCGGTCAGGACGACGTGCATCGAAAGATCGACAGCGGGGAGCTTGCCGTGACCGGATTCATGAGGGGAATGAACATGGAGCGCCTGCTGAAGACCGCACCCGACATGGTGTTTGTCAACACGACCGGAGTCGCCTCGGACGTGCCCGGAAAACTGCGCTCCTGCGGATTGACGCCCGGCATGTTTTCGGCCTCTCTCGAAGAGCATCCGCTCGGAGCGTTCGAGTGGATCCGGTTCATGGGAGCGTTTTTCGACCGGGACAGCCTTGCCGATGCGCTTTTCAGGGAACGGGAGCGAGCCTATCTGGACGTGCAGGCCAGGGCGGCGGCCGTGAAGCGCCGTCCTTCGCTCATTGCCGGATACAGCAGAAAGGGAGCATGGTCGACCATGGGCTCTTCGCGATGGTTTGCGACCATGCTTGACCATGCAGGAGCGGACTACCTCTTCAAAGGCAAGCCATTCGAGCGGGGCCATCTCATCGGTCAGGAAGCAGGGCTCAGCGCAGGCATGTCGGCCGATTTCTGGGTGAATACGCATTTCAGGGCCCTCTCCATCGACGATCTGACAGGCGAAGACTCCCGATACGGGCTGTTCCGGAGCGTCCGCGAACGCAGGGTGTACAACAACAACGGCAGTTGCTTCGCAAACGGCAGAAGCCGGTTCTGGGATACGGGTATGACCGAACCCCATCTCATTCTGGCCGATCTTGTCAGCATTTTTCACCCGGAACTGATGCCGGGTCACAAACTGAAGTATTACAGGCGGCTCGATCGGAAGCCGTTGAATCAATGA
- a CDS encoding adenosylcobinamide amidohydrolase, with amino-acid sequence MQLGTYGGAEVHRTGKMLIVRFNEPHRVISTSRVYGGMHDDLQCIFNHQSCEPAGHHRKELKAIVSDPLRYQTELCEQYGLPGLTASLGTAANMHYAAIETARFRNLAVTAICTGGVEGNAGRAGDPASVWEGEAGFEPLAASGDEPPGTINTMLLINRELAPGAMVRSIMTATEAKCTVLQELAVSSRYSDGLATGTGTDQIAVACSLGSGSPLTSAGKHSKLGELIGRAVSRAIGKTLALQNSLTPENQRSISEHIRRFGADRTGMTEGVARRLPEEAARLIRKNPLALDRDPLAVGAACALVHVRDKLAWGILPQSCMRELFVMHGALLASAVSRKSGEYAGYAARLEHEQAGMDNHVFLEFIYAACALGYREKWNN; translated from the coding sequence ATGCAGTTGGGAACCTATGGCGGAGCGGAAGTCCACCGCACCGGGAAAATGCTCATCGTGCGCTTTAACGAACCGCACCGGGTCATCTCGACCAGCCGGGTTTACGGCGGGATGCATGACGATCTGCAGTGCATCTTCAACCACCAGTCGTGCGAACCGGCAGGACACCATCGCAAGGAGTTGAAAGCCATTGTTTCCGACCCCCTGCGCTACCAGACGGAACTGTGCGAGCAATACGGGCTTCCGGGGCTGACCGCGTCGCTCGGCACTGCGGCAAACATGCACTACGCGGCAATAGAGACGGCCAGGTTCCGGAATCTGGCCGTGACGGCAATCTGCACCGGAGGTGTCGAAGGCAACGCAGGCCGCGCAGGCGATCCCGCCTCGGTGTGGGAGGGGGAGGCCGGATTCGAGCCGCTGGCCGCCTCCGGAGACGAGCCTCCGGGCACCATCAACACCATGCTGCTCATCAACAGGGAGCTTGCACCCGGAGCGATGGTCCGGAGCATCATGACCGCCACGGAAGCAAAGTGTACGGTTCTGCAGGAGCTCGCGGTGTCATCGCGTTACTCGGACGGTCTGGCGACGGGAACCGGAACGGACCAGATCGCCGTTGCCTGTTCCCTCGGCAGCGGCTCGCCGCTAACGAGTGCAGGCAAGCATTCGAAGCTGGGGGAACTGATCGGGAGGGCGGTATCGCGCGCTATCGGTAAAACACTGGCCCTGCAGAACTCCCTGACCCCTGAAAACCAGCGGTCGATCTCCGAACATATCCGCCGTTTCGGCGCGGACCGGACGGGGATGACGGAGGGCGTTGCCCGAAGACTTCCCGAAGAGGCCGCCCGGCTGATCCGAAAAAACCCGCTCGCTCTCGACCGCGATCCCCTGGCGGTAGGAGCGGCCTGTGCTCTGGTGCATGTCCGGGACAAGCTCGCATGGGGAATTCTCCCCCAATCGTGCATGCGCGAGCTTTTCGTCATGCACGGAGCCCTGCTGGCCTCGGCGGTTTCCCGAAAAAGCGGGGAGTACGCCGGTTATGCCGCCCGGCTTGAACATGAGCAGGCAGGTATGGACAACCATGTTTTTCTTGAATTCATTTACGCAGCCTGCGCGCTGGGATATCGCGAAAAATGGAACAACTGA
- a CDS encoding nitrilase-related carbon-nitrogen hydrolase produces MEQLKIALIHLDVRYADTEHNRRQLVELNREAAENGARILVNTELAVSGYSFSSLGEVAPYAEPQNGPTARALAEIATMHGCYIALGYAEEDPATGIYYNAVAVIGPDGMPVLNYRKITAEVRWACAGDPLQRNVFDTPWGRVGVMICSDTYYGSIPRMSALRGADLLLVSANWPGGSLDPKEIWQARARENGFFLAACNRTGRDRTMECEDACSCVYAADGGVMLEAASPFSTVFHASLPLVEGRIPSERAVRLRHRTPERYRALYLDMRYATDMTAYCRLPGPGMLQLLCQPVQDGAFPDERCFEGIFSRSGSARPELVVLSAIGSCGFEEARLKLLDAAGRYETAFCTGFSGDGGRMRLLFCDSRGRVRTRIAGHDDFDCIDLAHARIALAGKEELYHPEAAITLAKGGCDLVVTPADFLDDHDRRVLGSRSIEQVAIAACASNRSFVSVPPVEHYRWAESCAEGGEPCCVQLDVPALRRKHFYDRLDTALLLEKTSSPERTVSPEHGQNTKILP; encoded by the coding sequence ATGGAACAACTGAAGATAGCGCTTATTCATCTCGACGTCCGGTATGCCGATACGGAGCATAACCGCCGGCAACTTGTCGAACTGAACCGGGAGGCGGCCGAAAACGGCGCGCGGATTCTCGTCAATACCGAGTTGGCGGTTTCGGGCTACAGTTTCAGCTCGCTCGGGGAGGTGGCTCCGTATGCGGAACCGCAGAACGGGCCGACAGCAAGGGCTCTTGCCGAAATCGCCACGATGCACGGCTGCTATATCGCGCTTGGTTACGCCGAGGAGGACCCGGCTACCGGAATCTATTACAATGCCGTCGCCGTCATCGGACCTGACGGCATGCCGGTTCTGAACTACAGGAAGATAACCGCAGAGGTCAGGTGGGCGTGTGCGGGAGATCCTCTGCAGCGGAACGTTTTCGATACCCCCTGGGGCAGGGTTGGGGTCATGATCTGTTCGGATACCTATTACGGCTCCATACCCAGAATGTCCGCCCTCAGGGGAGCTGACCTGCTGCTGGTATCGGCGAACTGGCCCGGAGGATCGCTCGATCCGAAAGAAATATGGCAGGCGAGGGCCCGTGAAAACGGCTTTTTTCTTGCCGCCTGCAACCGTACCGGCAGGGACAGGACCATGGAGTGCGAAGATGCCTGCTCCTGCGTTTATGCCGCAGACGGCGGCGTGATGCTCGAAGCGGCCTCTCCCTTTTCAACGGTGTTTCATGCCTCGCTTCCCCTCGTGGAGGGCAGAATCCCTTCGGAGCGCGCCGTTCGGCTGCGCCACAGGACGCCGGAACGCTATCGAGCGCTCTATCTCGACATGCGTTATGCAACCGACATGACCGCGTATTGCAGGCTTCCCGGGCCCGGGATGCTGCAGCTGCTCTGTCAGCCGGTTCAGGACGGAGCGTTTCCGGATGAGCGATGTTTCGAGGGCATATTTTCCCGCTCCGGCTCCGCAAGGCCCGAGCTTGTGGTTTTGTCCGCAATCGGCTCCTGCGGTTTCGAAGAAGCCCGCCTCAAGCTTCTTGATGCCGCGGGCAGATATGAAACCGCGTTCTGTACCGGTTTTTCCGGTGATGGCGGCCGGATGCGCCTTCTTTTCTGCGACAGCCGGGGCAGGGTCCGCACCAGGATTGCCGGGCATGACGATTTTGACTGTATCGATCTCGCTCATGCGCGCATCGCCCTGGCGGGCAAGGAGGAGCTGTACCATCCGGAGGCGGCCATAACGCTCGCAAAAGGGGGATGCGATCTTGTCGTGACGCCGGCGGATTTTCTCGATGATCACGACCGCAGGGTTCTCGGTTCGCGTTCCATCGAGCAGGTCGCCATCGCGGCTTGCGCTTCGAACCGTTCGTTCGTATCCGTTCCCCCGGTAGAGCACTATCGCTGGGCCGAAAGCTGCGCCGAGGGAGGAGAGCCATGTTGCGTACAGCTCGACGTTCCGGCGCTGCGCAGGAAACATTTTTATGACCGTCTCGATACCGCTCTTCTGCTCGAAAAAACGTCGTCGCCGGAAAGGACGGTTTCGCCGGAGCACGGGCAAAACACCAAAATCCTCCCATGA
- the cobA gene encoding uroporphyrinogen-III C-methyltransferase — MTLIKETVTIAGAGPGDPELLTVKAWKRLREADVVLHDALVPPLLLDLVNANAELVNVGKRCEDGQDQEIRQEHINSLMIQAARSGCRCVRLKAGDPFIFGRGVEEVRALVDEGIEVEVIPGITAGIAAADLLHIPLTERNSMHSVVFCTGHMAKYSEAQFRTVAAQLLEGSSMVLYMGLSCLETVAARLIAQGVSPEMPVCAASRVSQPRQQLLSGPLAAIGSMTRENQLAMPAVFIIGEHCLPVGHAVSPEVSARSNGTVYYPDSTEKPDL; from the coding sequence ATGACGCTGATCAAGGAAACCGTAACCATAGCCGGAGCGGGCCCCGGTGATCCGGAACTGCTGACCGTGAAGGCCTGGAAACGTCTCAGGGAGGCAGACGTGGTGCTGCACGACGCCCTGGTTCCTCCGCTGCTCCTCGATCTCGTCAATGCCAATGCCGAACTCGTCAACGTCGGAAAACGGTGCGAAGACGGCCAGGATCAGGAAATACGGCAGGAACATATCAATTCGCTCATGATACAGGCCGCACGTTCAGGGTGCAGGTGCGTCAGGCTCAAGGCCGGCGATCCTTTCATTTTCGGACGGGGCGTCGAGGAGGTTCGAGCCCTTGTCGACGAGGGTATCGAGGTCGAGGTGATACCGGGAATCACGGCAGGCATTGCCGCTGCCGATCTCCTGCATATTCCTCTGACCGAACGCAACAGCATGCATTCCGTCGTGTTCTGTACCGGCCATATGGCGAAATATTCCGAAGCTCAGTTCAGGACAGTTGCAGCGCAACTGCTTGAAGGCAGTTCCATGGTTCTGTATATGGGCCTGTCTTGCCTTGAAACCGTTGCGGCGCGACTGATCGCGCAGGGCGTATCGCCCGAAATGCCGGTATGCGCCGCTTCAAGGGTGTCGCAGCCCCGTCAGCAGCTGCTCTCCGGCCCGCTTGCCGCCATCGGCAGCATGACAAGGGAAAACCAGCTCGCCATGCCGGCTGTATTCATTATCGGAGAACATTGCCTGCCTGTCGGACACGCTGTTTCTCCGGAGGTTTCCGCACGCTCCAACGGCACTGTTTATTATCCGGATAGCACTGAAAAACCTGATTTATAA
- a CDS encoding sirohydrochlorin cobaltochelatase, which produces MGRIHAKRRQKNKKAILLAHFGTSFPSALASLDNIRNHVVEAFPGIETRICFTSNMVRNIWASRRKNPDRWKEEGVSDEVLGVQAFLAAVGNLQDQGYRTIVVQPTHVYHGEQYEDLKSYVQALRSIRTVKEVWAPFEQIVISRPLLGTYGVLHDYLDDVAEVVEALGNDVKQAEDRDSALVYVGHGNDFFSSGVFQEMLHALRKAHPERPVYMGMVEGFPGLEETVARIVRDGVKRVLLKPFMITAGDHAHNDIDNADPDSWRGRLEAEGCMVETIMEGLGSNDTFAALFAHRIRETAEDYGIELHA; this is translated from the coding sequence ATGGGCAGAATCCACGCAAAACGAAGGCAGAAAAACAAGAAGGCAATTCTGCTTGCGCATTTCGGTACATCGTTTCCTTCAGCCCTGGCATCCCTCGACAACATCAGAAATCATGTTGTGGAGGCGTTTCCGGGCATAGAAACCCGCATCTGCTTCACGTCGAACATGGTCCGGAACATATGGGCAAGCCGCAGAAAAAATCCCGATCGCTGGAAAGAAGAGGGGGTATCGGACGAGGTGCTCGGCGTTCAGGCATTTCTCGCAGCGGTCGGCAATCTTCAGGATCAGGGCTATCGGACCATTGTTGTCCAGCCGACCCATGTCTATCACGGGGAGCAGTACGAAGACCTCAAATCCTATGTTCAGGCGCTCCGGTCCATCCGGACGGTCAAGGAGGTATGGGCGCCGTTCGAACAGATCGTCATTTCGCGGCCTCTCTTGGGAACCTATGGGGTTCTCCACGATTATCTGGATGATGTCGCCGAGGTGGTGGAGGCGCTCGGAAACGATGTCAAACAGGCAGAAGATCGGGATTCGGCTCTGGTATACGTCGGTCACGGCAACGACTTTTTTTCTTCAGGCGTCTTCCAGGAAATGCTGCATGCACTCAGGAAAGCACATCCGGAGAGACCGGTGTACATGGGAATGGTCGAGGGCTTCCCCGGCCTGGAGGAAACGGTTGCCCGGATAGTCCGGGACGGGGTAAAGCGCGTTCTGCTGAAGCCGTTCATGATCACTGCGGGCGATCACGCTCACAACGATATCGACAATGCAGATCCCGATTCCTGGCGGGGCAGGCTTGAAGCCGAAGGGTGCATGGTTGAAACCATCATGGAGGGGCTGGGGTCGAACGATACCTTTGCCGCTCTTTTTGCTCATCGAATCCGCGAAACAGCGGAAGATTACGGGATCGAACTCCATGCGTGA
- the cobI gene encoding precorrin-2 C(20)-methyltransferase: MRERIEQQPPCGQLWGVSLGPGDPELVTIKALRVLQHADVICCPATEDAHGGLQSVAVDILCDLGLSEDRFRLMTLPMSRNRDHAERGYREHFRRIADDCRTGKTVAVVTVGDAGFYSTVFPMIRLAEREGIVCTLIPGVPAFLAAGAAALMPIALRDDRVQVLAMVEHVAEIQQALSSGGTVVVMKLSTIRSQLLSWLEKSGTPFLYAEKVGMHGEFTTSDIEDLRDRAIPYFSLLVCSPYCGRPAENRNP, translated from the coding sequence ATGCGTGAGCGGATCGAACAGCAGCCCCCTTGCGGGCAGCTCTGGGGAGTGTCGCTCGGTCCCGGCGATCCTGAACTTGTCACCATCAAAGCGTTGCGCGTCCTTCAGCATGCCGATGTCATCTGCTGTCCTGCTACTGAAGATGCACATGGGGGGCTCCAGAGCGTGGCGGTCGATATTCTCTGTGATCTCGGTCTTTCCGAAGATCGCTTTCGATTGATGACGTTGCCGATGTCACGCAACCGTGACCATGCAGAAAGAGGATACCGCGAGCATTTCAGGCGAATTGCCGACGATTGCCGTACCGGAAAAACTGTTGCTGTCGTGACTGTCGGAGATGCGGGTTTCTACAGTACGGTTTTTCCCATGATCAGACTTGCCGAACGCGAGGGTATTGTCTGCACGCTCATCCCCGGTGTGCCTGCTTTTCTGGCCGCCGGGGCGGCGGCCCTCATGCCGATCGCCTTGCGTGACGACCGGGTTCAGGTGCTTGCCATGGTGGAGCATGTCGCTGAAATCCAGCAGGCGTTGTCGTCAGGCGGAACGGTTGTTGTAATGAAGCTTTCCACGATCCGAAGCCAGCTGTTATCCTGGCTTGAAAAGAGCGGGACTCCGTTTCTCTATGCCGAAAAGGTCGGCATGCATGGGGAGTTCACGACCTCTGATATAGAAGATCTCCGTGACAGGGCGATACCCTATTTCTCCCTGCTTGTCTGTTCTCCCTACTGCGGACGCCCGGCAGAAAACAGGAATCCATGA
- the cobJ gene encoding precorrin-3B C(17)-methyltransferase, producing MNKQHITIAGLGPGSEQAMTAEVMQAIRSADAVVGYRGYMQAIEQIIPEQAVRVSSGMTEEVHRAEEALRLAREGLNVVVVSSGDAGIYGMAPLLFEMHAKGDYQGVTLSVLPGISAFQVAAARFGAPVSHDFCALSLSDLMTPWSVIEKRIRAAAEADFVTAVYNPRSHGRYWQIHRLRELFLRCRDASTPVGIARNAGRPDESIRITTLGEFDPDSLDMFTIMLIGNSSTFLSGDRIITPRGYRLQESGEAAHGVGQSIMIESFRTIAGMLKRGGDHPPDMLWALIHTIHTTADFEFEELFYASPGAIASWHRQLTAGGAEIVTDVTMVQSGLRKAALERYGISVCCYLGDSRVPEMAEKLGITRSQAGMRLAAREHPHALFVIGNAPTALMEAANLLHRGSFSPMGVIGAPVGFVHVVESKLRLKAACGKTPIAVIEGRKGGSAVAATIVNAAMSLDDARTMKPGRDV from the coding sequence ATGAATAAACAACATATTACCATTGCCGGTCTTGGCCCCGGCAGCGAACAGGCAATGACCGCCGAAGTCATGCAGGCTATCCGGTCGGCAGACGCCGTCGTGGGATACCGCGGCTACATGCAGGCGATCGAGCAAATTATTCCGGAACAGGCCGTCAGGGTATCGAGCGGCATGACCGAGGAGGTTCACAGGGCGGAAGAGGCATTGCGCCTTGCCCGGGAGGGCCTCAATGTGGTCGTGGTCAGTTCCGGCGACGCCGGCATTTACGGTATGGCGCCGCTGCTTTTCGAGATGCATGCAAAAGGCGATTACCAGGGAGTCACCCTGTCGGTGCTGCCGGGTATCAGCGCTTTCCAGGTTGCAGCAGCCCGTTTCGGCGCACCGGTAAGCCATGATTTCTGCGCTCTCTCACTCTCGGACCTTATGACGCCCTGGAGTGTCATCGAGAAACGCATCCGTGCGGCTGCCGAAGCGGATTTTGTCACGGCAGTATACAATCCGCGAAGTCACGGCCGATACTGGCAGATACACCGACTCAGGGAACTGTTCCTGCGCTGCAGGGATGCCTCCACCCCTGTCGGCATTGCCCGCAATGCCGGTCGCCCGGACGAGTCGATACGGATTACCACGCTTGGCGAGTTCGATCCCGACTCTCTCGACATGTTCACCATAATGCTGATCGGAAATTCTTCGACATTTCTGTCCGGCGATCGCATTATCACCCCTCGTGGCTACCGCCTGCAGGAGAGCGGCGAAGCGGCGCACGGCGTCGGACAGTCGATCATGATCGAAAGCTTCCGCACTATCGCCGGCATGCTGAAGCGGGGAGGCGATCATCCGCCCGACATGCTGTGGGCGCTTATCCATACCATCCACACAACGGCGGATTTCGAGTTCGAGGAGCTGTTTTACGCTTCACCGGGAGCGATAGCTTCCTGGCACCGGCAGCTCACTGCCGGTGGTGCGGAGATCGTGACCGACGTCACCATGGTGCAGTCGGGACTGCGCAAGGCCGCCCTGGAGCGTTACGGCATATCGGTCTGCTGTTATCTCGGCGACTCCAGGGTGCCGGAGATGGCCGAAAAGCTGGGGATAACCCGTTCCCAGGCAGGCATGCGGCTTGCCGCAAGGGAGCATCCCCATGCGCTTTTTGTGATCGGCAACGCGCCGACCGCGCTCATGGAGGCGGCCAATCTGCTGCATCGGGGGAGCTTTTCGCCAATGGGCGTGATCGGCGCTCCGGTCGGTTTCGTGCATGTCGTCGAGTCGAAACTGCGTCTGAAAGCCGCCTGCGGCAAGACGCCGATTGCCGTGATCGAGGGACGCAAGGGGGGAAGCGCCGTTGCCGCCACCATCGTCAACGCTGCCATGAGTCTCGACGACGCCCGAACCATGAAGCCCGGCCGCGATGTCTGA
- a CDS encoding bifunctional cobalt-precorrin-7 (C(5))-methyltransferase/cobalt-precorrin-6B (C(15))-methyltransferase → MSEQFTLIGLGDSRSPELSREAREVLLSHRVFAGGVRHRAIVASLLPSGYRWITISPPLDGVLASLGAEPEPVAVFTSGDPFFYGFGATLQRVFPHAALRCFPFFHSLQLLAHRMLLPYQEMRHASLTGRGWQELDRLLIAGSPLIGVLTDNRKTPAAIASRLLDFGFTEYVMVVGEALGGPEERVRTFRTEDAADKDFQSLNCVLLMAEEPPWRSFGIGEAEFEGLPGRPDMITKMPVRMATLSRLNLANAGTFWDIGFCTGSVSIEAKRLAPDLEVTAFERRPECEAILRSNCRRFRVPGIRTVMGDFLDQRHEIYAGGDGSLDAVFIGGHGGRLREVFAVLDRMLSPGGRVAVNAVQQSTLDLFRSLTAGSGYRQLEELRIVSGSHHPITIAAAEKNGTPS, encoded by the coding sequence ATGTCTGAACAGTTCACCCTCATCGGTCTCGGCGACAGCCGCAGTCCGGAACTCTCGCGTGAAGCCCGCGAAGTTCTCCTGTCTCACCGGGTTTTTGCCGGCGGCGTCCGCCATCGCGCCATCGTCGCCAGCCTGCTGCCTTCGGGGTATCGCTGGATCACCATCTCGCCGCCGCTTGACGGAGTGCTCGCTTCCCTTGGCGCGGAGCCGGAACCGGTAGCGGTTTTCACATCGGGAGATCCCTTTTTCTACGGTTTCGGTGCGACATTGCAGCGCGTTTTTCCGCACGCCGCCTTACGCTGTTTTCCGTTTTTTCACTCCCTCCAGCTGCTTGCGCACCGGATGCTGCTGCCCTACCAGGAGATGCGCCATGCCTCCCTGACCGGTCGCGGATGGCAGGAACTGGATCGTCTTCTGATCGCCGGTTCCCCGCTTATAGGCGTGCTTACCGACAACAGGAAAACCCCTGCGGCCATCGCGTCGCGGCTGCTCGATTTCGGCTTTACGGAGTACGTCATGGTTGTCGGCGAGGCGCTCGGCGGCCCCGAAGAGCGGGTGCGCACCTTCAGGACGGAGGATGCGGCCGATAAGGATTTCCAGTCGCTCAATTGCGTTCTGCTCATGGCCGAAGAGCCTCCCTGGCGATCGTTCGGCATAGGCGAAGCGGAATTCGAGGGGCTTCCCGGTCGTCCAGACATGATCACGAAAATGCCGGTACGCATGGCCACGCTTTCGCGGCTGAACCTTGCCAATGCCGGGACTTTCTGGGATATCGGTTTCTGCACCGGGTCGGTCTCGATCGAAGCGAAACGGCTGGCGCCGGATCTCGAGGTGACCGCATTCGAGCGGCGTCCGGAGTGCGAAGCGATATTGAGGAGCAATTGCAGAAGGTTCAGGGTCCCGGGCATCAGAACGGTGATGGGCGATTTTCTCGATCAGCGGCATGAGATCTATGCGGGCGGGGACGGCTCGCTCGATGCGGTCTTCATCGGAGGGCATGGCGGACGGCTTCGGGAGGTGTTTGCCGTACTCGACCGAATGCTGTCGCCGGGAGGCCGCGTTGCGGTGAATGCCGTACAGCAGAGCACGCTCGACCTCTTCCGCTCACTGACGGCAGGCTCCGGCTACCGGCAGCTCGAGGAGCTCCGCATCGTATCGGGCAGCCACCATCCCATAACCATCGCTGCGGCGGAAAAGAACGGAACACCATCATGA